The Lactuca sativa cultivar Salinas chromosome 2, Lsat_Salinas_v11, whole genome shotgun sequence genome includes a window with the following:
- the LOC111912383 gene encoding uncharacterized protein LOC111912383, giving the protein MDLSESGKKRKLDIQELEEIRNEAYENEVLYKERTKAYHEKMIVRKVFEKGQKVLLYHSRFKLIPGTLRSRWEGPFGVTNIFEHSTIEITSEKTRKVFKVNGHHLKPYYEGFQVKNEEVEEVTDPKY; this is encoded by the coding sequence ATGGATCTAAGTGAATCAGGAAAGAAAAGGAAGCTTGACATACAAGAGCTTGAGGAGATCCGTAATGAAGCATATGAGAATGAAGTCCTTTACAAAGAAAGGACAAAAGCATACCATGAAAAGATGATTGTACGCAAGGTATTTGAAAAAGGTCAAAAGGTATTACTTTACCACTCTCGTTTCAAACTGATTCCTGGTACATTAAGGTCCCGTTGGGAGGGACCATTTGGTGTCACTAATATTTTTGAGCATAGTACAATAGAAATCACAAGTGAGAAAACCAGGAAGGTCTTTAAGGTAAACGGTCATCATTTAAAGCCTTATTATGAAGGATTTCAAGTAAAAAACGAGGAAGTGGAAGAAGTAACAGATCCAAAGTACTAA